The Diadema setosum chromosome 12, eeDiaSeto1, whole genome shotgun sequence genome has a segment encoding these proteins:
- the LOC140236104 gene encoding serum paraoxonase/arylesterase 1-like yields MYAYDINRHDDGAKELSITGDFDVATRLHPHGISAYEDSNSGKTYVFVINHLVGYDVVDIFEFHRSSMSLSFVKSRGDPQMISLNNLVAIGPDSFYVTNEANSLHETWRLVKAFLMVKTGCVLFCDVTSCRQVSEALLEPNGIDLSPDGRYLYVDLLFDRKVQVYERNKDNSLKDNKAIQSIDLWSSPDNIYVDADGDLWIGCIPVGHTAKTYMDHSEIRVPSQVIRVKLGSKDAPYRDYALNEVYSEDGSNLTLSTVAVRHGNVLLIGSLRESMMRCTLDAL; encoded by the exons ATGTACGCTTACGACATCAACCGGCACGACGACGGGGCCAAAGAGCTGTCGATTACGGGCGACTTCGACGTCGCCACTAGGCTACATCCTCATGGAATCAGCGCTTATGAAGACTCGAATTCGG GCAAAACATACGTATTTGTCATCAACCATCTCGTGGGATACGATGTCGTCGACATCTTTGAATTCCATCGCAGTTCGATGTCATTGTCGTTCGTGAAGTCTCGGGGAGATCCTCAGATGATaag CTTGAATAATCTGGTGGCGATAGGCCCAGACTCCTTTTACGTCACGAATGAGGCGAACAGTTTGCATGAGACCTGGCGATTGGTCAAAGCATTCCTGATGGTCAAGACCGGATGTGTCCTCTTCTGTGACGTCACTTCCTGCCGACAGGTGTCCGAGGCGTTACTTGAACCGAACGGAATTGACCTGTCTCCTGACGGAAG GTATCTCTACGTCGATCTACTGTTTGACAGGAAAGTTCAAGTATACGAAAGGAATAAGGACAACAGTCTAAAGGATAACAAA GCGATCCAGTCCATAGATCTTTGGTCATCGCCGGACAACATTTACGTGGACGCGGACGGTGATCTCTGGATTGGATGCATACCGGTGGGCCACACCGCTAAGACGTACATGGACCACTCTGAGATTCGAGTACCTTCTCAG GTTATTCGCGTGAAACTTGGCTCAAAGGACGCCCCCTATCGGGACTACGCCCTTAACGAGGTGTACAGCGAGGACGGGAGTAATCTCACCTTGTCTACAGTAGCTGTGCGTCACGGGAACGTCTTGCTCATCGGGTCATTGCGTGAAAGCATGATGCGCTGCACACTGGACGCGCTGTGA
- the LOC140235893 gene encoding mechanosensory abnormality protein 6-like — translation MAAMSGIQDVPPLIVPANDSEENPNNLSEIEPDPTPIPIRDTGFTEVSRKRQRPNSQPYSDDESDLFHTPTRPPFNPHVTIIGTVKNITLINPIQIARVIKRVSPELTEQDIKEALAGQDVTEVKRISKRSNDGPTPTNVLVLSFDCPSLPESVCIGYETFPATDRAQVHRSLPVPTDTNTASTQTNKRQLPPTTSILLVEKLVSFVSTVINNLHAADSDHKRIIPRPVAHLFPGGRRPVRELSATVIVPNYTGEGLSFSPILSVIDLHDIRSGHRSPVPSDNKPTFELGYLTFKDRVDGTPAGHIYAYDVNRHDDGAKELTITGDFDVTKQLHPHGISAYEDSKSGKTYFFVINHYVGYDVVDIFEFHRSSMSLSFVKSRRDPLMISVNNLVATGPDSFYITNEADTLHPTLRLAKTLLMLKTGYVLFCDVTSCRQVSEALFEPNGIDMSPDRRYLYVDQPFERRVQVYERNKADNSLKGNEAIQSIDVWTSPDNIYVDADGDLWLGCIAVGHTAMAYIDHEDVRVASQVLRVKLGGSKDAPYRDYELNEVYSEDGSNLTMSTSAVRHGNVLLIGSLHERMMRCTLDAL, via the exons ATGGCGGCCATGTCTGGAATTCAGGACGTCCCTCCCCTCATTGTTCCCGCTAATGACTCCGAAGAAAACCCCAACAACCTCTCAGAGATAGAACCTGACCCCACTCCGATTCCTATCCGCGACACTGGCTTTACTGAAGTATCACGAAAAAGACAACGACCGAATTCCCAACCCTACTCCGATGACGAATCTGATCTGTTTCACACACCCACCCGTCCTCCCTTCAACCCGCATGTAACTATCATTGGCACAGTCAAAAACATTACTCTCATCAACCCCATCCAGATCGCAC GTGTCATCAAACGCGTCTCGCCCGAGTTAACGGAACAAGACATCAAGGAGGCGCTGGCGGGCCAGGATGTGACCGAAGTTAAGCGCATCTCAAAGCGATCAAACGATGGTCCCACCCCAACCAATGTACTTGTTCTCTCTTTCGACTGCCCCTCACTTCCAGAATCAGTGTGCATTGGCTACGAAACTTTCCCA GCTACTGACAGGGCCCAGGTTCACAGAAGCCTCCCAGTCCCCACAGATACAAATACGGCCTCCACTCAAACTAACAAACGGCAACTCCCTCCTACAACATCCATTCTCCTAGTAGAAAAACTAGTCTCCTTTGTGAGCACAGTTATCAACAATCTTCATGCGGCTGATTCTGACCACAAGAGAATCAT ACCCCGACCTGTCGCCCACCTCTTCCCTGGTGGTCGGCGGCCTGTTCGAGAGCTGTCCGCGACCGTCATCGTGCCAAAC TACACAGGGGAAGGACTTTCATTCTCCCCTATCCTCAGCGTAATAGACCTTCACGACATTCGCAGCGGACATCGCTCTCCGGTCCCCTCCGACAACAAGCCCACCTTTGAATTG GGTTACTTGACGTTCAAGGATCGCGTGGACGGTACACCTGCCGGGCACATCTACGCCTACGATGTCAACCGGCACGACGACGGGGCCAAAGAGCTGACGATTACGGGCGACTTCGACGTCACCAAACAGCTTCACCCACACGGAATCAGCGCGTACGAAGACTCGAAATCGG GGAAGACATACTTCTTTGTCATCAACCACTACGTCGGGTACGATGTCGTGgacatttttgaatttcatcGCAGTTCGATGTCGTTGTCTTTCGTGAAGTCCAGGAGAGATCCTCTAATGATAAG CGTGAATAATCTCGTAGCGACAGGCCCGGACTCGTTTTACATCACGAATGAGGCGGACACTCTACATCCTACCTTGCGATTGGCCAAAACACTGCTGATGCTGAAGACCGGATATGTCCTCTTCTGTGACGTCACTTCCTGTCGACAGGTGTCTGAGGCGCTGTTTGAACCTAACGGCATTGATATGTCTCCTGACAGAAG ATATCTTTACGTCGACCAACCTTTTGAACGGAGAGTTCAGGTATACGAAAGGAATAAGGCGGACAACAGCCTCAAAGGGAACGAA GCGATCCAGTCCATAGATGTTTGGACGTCGCCGGACAACATTTACGTGGACGCAGACGGCGATCTCTGGCTTGGGTGCATAGCGGTGGGCCACACCGCTATGGCGTATATTGACCACGAAGATGTCCGGGTTGCTTCTCAG GTGCTTCGCGTGAAACTCGGCGGCTCAAAGGACGCCCCCTATCGGGACTATGAACTAAACGAAGTGTACAGCGAGGACGGGAGTAACCTCACCATGTCTACAAGTGCTGTACGTCACGGGAATGTCTTGCTCATCGGGTCATTGCACGAACGCATGATGAGATGCACGCTTGACGCTCTGTGA